The following proteins are co-located in the Urocitellus parryii isolate mUroPar1 chromosome 15, mUroPar1.hap1, whole genome shotgun sequence genome:
- the LOC113177360 gene encoding vomeronasal type-1 receptor 4-like, whose protein sequence is MATSDVAVGIIFLSQTVVGALGNSSLFLHYLVLYFTGCRVRHTDLILQHLIVANLLALLCRGVPQTMAAFGGKGFLSDVGCKLLYYLHRVGRGVSIGSTCLLSVFQAIKISPEDSSCSELKVKAPKYIGFSIYLSWILYLLVNIMIISHMTRKRSNNNITSMKDFGYCSGVHLSKTLQSLYAALITLPDVLCGVLMLWASSSMVLILHRHKQRMQHVHKSSSLRSSPESRATKTILLLVSTFVFFYTLSCLFQVCVTVIYNPHWLLVKMAAILSGCFPAVSPFLLMRRDSSASRLGLSWIRNRKIPDFGRNM, encoded by the coding sequence ATGGCAACCAGTGATGTGGCTGTAGGAATCATCTTCCTGTCACAGACTGTGGTTGGAGCTTTGGGCAATTCATCTCTTTTCCTCCATTACCTGGTCCTTTACTTCACTGGGTGCAGGGTAAGACACACAGACTTGATTCTTCAGCACTTGATTGTGGCCAACTTGTTAGCTCTCCTGTGTAGAGGCGTTCCCCAGACAATGGCAGCTTTTGGAGGGAAAGGTTTCCTCAGTGATGTTGGATGCAAGCTGCTTTACTATCTTcacagggtgggcaggggtgtgtCCATTGGCAGCACCTGCCTCCTGAGTGTCTTCCAGGCCATTAAGATTAGTCCTGAGGACTCCAGCTGTTCAGAGCTTAAAGTGAAAGCTCCCAAATACATTGGTTTCTCCATATACCTGAGCTGGATTCTGTACCTGCTTGtaaatattatgattatttcACATATGACTAGAAAAAGGAGCAACAATAATATCACAAGCATGAAAGATTTTGGATACTGTTCTGGTGTTCATCTTAGCAAAACCTTACAATCACTGTATGCAGCATTGATAACACTCCCTGATGTCCTGTGTGGGGTGCTCATGCTCTGGGCCAGCAGCTCCATGGTGCTCATCCTGCACAGGCACAAGCAGAGAATGCAGCATGTTCATAAGAGCAGCTCCCTCAGGTCCTCTCCTGAGTCCAGAGCCACCAAAACCATCCTCCTCCTGGTGAGCACCTTTGTGTTTTTTTACACACTTTCCTGCCTCTTTCAGGTTTGTGTCACTGTTATTTATAATCCCCACTGGCTGCTGGTAAAGATGGCTGCAATACTTTCTGGGTGTTTCCCAGCTGTCAGCCCCTTTCTGCTGATGAGAAGGGATTCCAGTGCATCCAGACTTGGTCTCTCTTGGATAAGGAATAGGAAAATCCCTGATTTCGGGAGGAATATGTAA